The genomic stretch TTAAAATATTAATTTTTAGTAATATAGTCTTTGCTGATTTTAGAAAAGAACCAAGAAATAGTGATGCCAAAGATTGAGGCAATAGCTGCAACGATTAAATAATTTTCACCTACAATTTTTACAGGAAAAGGTAAATCTTCTACTGCTTTAAATAATTCGGTGTAGATCTGGAAATAGCATAAAGCTGTGCCTAAAATAAGACCTGATATTACGCCTAAAATAACAATTAAAATCCCGGTGTAGAAATAGGTCATCCTAAGATGAGATAAAGGAAAACCTAAAGAAATAAGAGATTTTGCCTGTTGCTTTTTATCAAGTTGTAAAATAATAATTGCGCCTGCTAAATTAAATGTTGTAATGAAGATAACCAAAGCGAAAATTAGGTAAATAAACAGTTTTTCGGTATTAATCATTTTCCAGAAAGCTGCATTTTCTTCCTGTTTGGTTTTAATTTCGACGTCTTTTCCTAAAGCTTTAAGCAGGTTTTGTTTTACAGAATCTATATTTTCAGGATTTTTAAGCTTAATAACAATTTGATATGCTGAATTTTTTGGAAGATTTAATAATTCTTCAGCCAGTTCTACCGGCGCAATAATGTAATTGTTGAGCTGCTCGTTCCCGGGGAAAACACCACTAATGATAATTTCTTTTTTATTATAAATGTCTTCTTCCTTATTGATAATTCCTGTTCCGGGTTTAGGCATGAAAAGCGTTGAGAAATCGGTGTTTGAGTCTACAGGAATTCCTAATCTGTTCTGAAGCGAACGCTCCATGATTACTTCATTGCTGTATTCAAATGAAGGATAGCTTCCGTAAAAAATATTTTTATCAATCGGGTTTACCTTTGTATAAGCTGAATCTACCCCGCGAAGATAGGCAACATCGCCTTTTCCGTTGTAATTGATGTATGTTTTTTCTTCTATTACCCTCGAAAAGCTCGAAATATCTTTGTTGTTCTTTAAAACGGAATTTATTTTCTGTAGATTTTTAATGGTTTTTCCGGATGTGCTTTTTATCGTTAAGTCAGCATGAAGATTGGAAATTAAAGTTTTGTTGAAATCTTCAAGGCCCGAAAAAACAGAAATAATGACAAACATTGCAGCTACAGCAACACTCATCGCCACAGCGGCAAGCCAGGTAATAAACGTTACGGCAGTGCTTCCTTTTTTAGATAAAAGGTAGCGTGATGCAATGTAAAATGCAATGTTTTTCAATGTTTTTTATAAAACAGGGTTATCGCCTTCGCCTCGAAGCTCTCTTTCGATTTTCTCTACATCATCAAGTGTCGTATCAAGATAGAAGCTCAACTGTGGAATAATACGAACCTGTTTTGCCATTTTCTGACCGATAAAGTTTCTGTATTGTGCCTTGTTTTCTTCTATTTCTTTCATAATTGTAGAACGAAATTCCTGCGGGAAAATACTTAAATAGATTTTTGCAATTCCCAAGTCGGGTGTTACTTTAACGTCGGAAACGGAAACCAGAAAATTCTGTTTGCTTTCTGATGCCTGTTTACGGAAAAGTTCTGCGAAATCTTCCTGTATAATCTGTGCTACTTTTCTTTGTCTGTTGCTTTCCATAATTTATGCAAATTTAGTACTTTTGTTTGAATTGCTATTTGAAAATTGAATAGCAGTCAAAAAAATATAGTTTAGATTTATGAAATTAGAGCATATCGGTATTGCAGTGAAATCTTTAGGGATCTCTGATGATCTTTTTAAAAAACTTTTAGGAAAAGAATCTTACAAGAAAGAGACCGTAGAAAGAGAAGGCGTAGTGACTTCATTTTACGAAACAGGTGAAAGTAAAATTGAACTTTTGGAAGCCAGTAATCCTGAAAGTCCGATCTCTAAATTCATTGATAAAAAAGGAGAAGGTATTCATCATTTGGCATTTGGCGTAGAAAATATACAGAATGAAGTAGAAAGATTAAAAAAAGAAGGATTTCAGTTTATCTCTGAAGAGCCTAAAGAAGGTGCTGATAATAAATTAGTTGTGTTCCTGCACCCGAAATCAACCAATGGAGTCTTGGTAGAACTTTGTCAAGAAAAGCCATAAAAAATTTTGTAGTGAAAGAAATTTTACTATTTTTGCAAACACAAAATTTAACCAAATTTTGAGGTCCTATAGCTCAGTTGGTTAGAGCACCTGACTCATAATCAGGTGGTCCCTGGTTCGAGCCCAGGTGGGACCACAGAACACTTACTGTTACAGTAAGTGTTTTTTATTTCTAATCAATATTTTTTATTCCCTAACTTTACTCTTTCAAAAAATCATTATGTCTATAACAAACGAACAGGAATTAATCGGAATGCAGAAAGTAAGCGAAGCAGTCGCTTTTACTTTGAAAGAAATGATCAATTACGCGCAAGTTGGAATGACGACAAAA from Chryseobacterium indoltheticum encodes the following:
- the mce gene encoding methylmalonyl-CoA epimerase, whose amino-acid sequence is MKLEHIGIAVKSLGISDDLFKKLLGKESYKKETVEREGVVTSFYETGESKIELLEASNPESPISKFIDKKGEGIHHLAFGVENIQNEVERLKKEGFQFISEEPKEGADNKLVVFLHPKSTNGVLVELCQEKP
- a CDS encoding ABC transporter permease; its protein translation is MKNIAFYIASRYLLSKKGSTAVTFITWLAAVAMSVAVAAMFVIISVFSGLEDFNKTLISNLHADLTIKSTSGKTIKNLQKINSVLKNNKDISSFSRVIEEKTYINYNGKGDVAYLRGVDSAYTKVNPIDKNIFYGSYPSFEYSNEVIMERSLQNRLGIPVDSNTDFSTLFMPKPGTGIINKEEDIYNKKEIIISGVFPGNEQLNNYIIAPVELAEELLNLPKNSAYQIVIKLKNPENIDSVKQNLLKALGKDVEIKTKQEENAAFWKMINTEKLFIYLIFALVIFITTFNLAGAIIILQLDKKQQAKSLISLGFPLSHLRMTYFYTGILIVILGVISGLILGTALCYFQIYTELFKAVEDLPFPVKIVGENYLIVAAIASIFGITISWFFSKISKDYITKN
- the rbfA gene encoding 30S ribosome-binding factor RbfA, which produces MESNRQRKVAQIIQEDFAELFRKQASESKQNFLVSVSDVKVTPDLGIAKIYLSIFPQEFRSTIMKEIEENKAQYRNFIGQKMAKQVRIIPQLSFYLDTTLDDVEKIERELRGEGDNPVL